The sequence agttgtttttaaataattactttttacaaaattacattACAAAGTGGCAGATTGAAAAATCTGAGcgaattatctatttatttatctaacTATCTATCTATCgatctatctctctatctatccACATGTACAGCTGCTAGAATTAGGTAAACGCGATGGCTTTATTACAGCTAGACTACTGGaaagtatacatatttttatattacgaaTAGTTATTGCCATTGCAGAACAAAACTTtggagaaaaatgtaaaattgcaTAATCCAGTTAGTctcttttaatttatatatataaatgaaattaaggcTGCATGATTTTTGTACAAATAATTTAGCAACGATCTGCGTGATTTTAGATATGCATTACCAAAAAACAATGTTGCATTCTTAATGTCataatagtttatatattattcacgTTAACCACAAAAATCACCGAAATGAATGTATAGtctttcgaaaattttcaaaacgaaCAATTATTAGCTTGATGTTCACCATAAACTTCACTTGTTTAACATACTTTATTAAAGGAGGGTCACGAGCCTAAAATGCTGCGGACTGCTTGGTCAAGCACTGTGTCCTTTGATTCACTGGACTGTGATGCACTGTTACCACTACTGCCAGGTAATGTATTTGTAGGACGTTTTTTAAGATTAAGAATGCTATCGATAGCAGATTGTACCTGTGCGGTAATATCATCGTGTTCATTACCATTTCCACTTTCATTAGTTATGTGAAGAGAGCCTGGACATTGCGTTTGAGAATGTAAAACCAGTCCATCTAAACTGTCAGCATCTTCTAACAGATCTCGTTCAAGGTCTGTGGCGCTACTCCAACGTCTTTCGAAGATTGGAGTGTTATCTTGCTCACAACTGTCCTTTACAACTGTGTTTTGAACTCCAGAAACACTCGCACTTGGTACATTCGCACGACATTCACCGTTCGCTCGTGTTCTTTCAGTTTTTGACGATTTTGTTACAGCCACAGCACATGcactattattactactattattactatttttacaTTTGAACGAGTCCGTGGTAGATGGATATACACCAAGTTCCTTTTGAATTTCTACCCACTCGTCATAATCACCACTAGTACAACTCGCTGATTTAATCACTGGTTTACATTCCATTTCATCGCTCGGAAAGTCATCTTCCAATTCACGTTTCACAGATACATTAGTTAATGGTGGGGATAGTTTGTCTTCTTCTGTAAGACCAGGTTCAACCTTTGGCACCAATggcttttcttcctttttaaattcttctgaaaatagaaaagagtaaacattattttaaaaaagtactAGTGAAAATTTAGTCTTTATTATATGTAGAAATAAAAAGTGTACCATTAACTTTAGCCTCTTGTTCTCGTAACCTATTTAATATACTCTGCTCTTCAGCAACGAAAGTTCTATCAATCATCATTAGCTCTGATGTTCGCACTTCCCGCtgtaatgatattttattttcaattcacatttcataataaataatacacaaatacAATATGGAGTATGGATTGTAGTATAAAAGGGGTTAGAGAAATTCTGTAACTCAAAATATGTCAAGGATAGAAGAAATTTTTGTCATGCAAAACTTAATTTTCTAATAACATTGAATTTGAGGAATTAATAGTTAACACCAAGAGTATGtgtaataattttgataatagaatttaacattGCATTGTTCATAGAAACAGTGAAAATAGGGGTTTTGTATTGAAATTTGTTGCATCAAGCATCAATCAGTTGCAATTGCCCTCAAtagattttcaaattcaattgacTTAAAAATGAGGCTTCGAATAACaaaaagttattttatcattCCTAGTACTTGTGTGCCATtgtatcaaatttttcaatCTACCCTGTATACATATACAAAGTATTCATATGGtttatcatatataaattataataaattaacaagaaATATAGATAATACAATGCTATCATCTtgtaaattattgtatatttaaaacttaatttacaaatataaaaatgccaatatgtttttatttaaaaatgttatacttTGTTTACATACCATGCTTTCCATTAAAAGAAGGTATGTGTACTTGTTCATCATAGAGTTGAATTTTGTTAATAGATGTTTCGCAGTTTCTTCAAATATCTCATCAGCTTTCGCCAAATCTTTCGGACTAAGTACTTGTTCGTTTAAACAATGATACCTTACAAGTCGTTTACAAGCATCTCGTTTGCTTAAAAATGGTGTATTCACATCCGGATTTATCGCTCCATTTTGATCAATTTTTAACTGTTGCTCTaatctgtaaaaataaatgtacaaacgaattttataaatatgattgaTACATTAAATGCtacttataaaaatgattaaggaTAAAGTATTAAACTTACAAATCACTACGATTAATTTGTCTGCAAATTGGGCTAGACGCAGGTCTTTTTACACCTTGTCTCGGACTTACTAAAGGACTTGTGTTACTGTTAGGACTGACAATCTGTTTACTTGAATTGTTATTAGTGTTCACTGGGCTTTGAATCCTTTGTGGTCCCTTGCCAATCATTCTAGGTGAGGCTACCTGTCCTGCAGGAGAGCCACTTTGAACTTGTACTTGAATAGGTGAAGATAATTCTTGTTTAACAGGACTTGATATTTGTATGGTTGGTTTAATATCTAGTGGGTCAGTTTGACATTGTGTCGATTGTTGCATCCCCGTCTGTTGTGTTTGGACTGGAGCTAACTGTTGTGCGTTGCCCTGCACCGTAGCCACTGAGGTTATTGGTGGTGAGAAAATTTGCATATTGGCAGAGGACGGACTTAATATCTGGTTCCCGTGATTCTGATAATTTTTGTGCTGTTTTGTGTGCGCTTGATGCACATTCTGATTATTTTGTATACACTGTTGTCCTTGCACAGTTTGTGATACCTGcgataatgtttttaataatatataacataaatgatcaataaatatttgcacacattaaaaaaattgcaataaatattttgttacttaCCGTGAGATTATTCATGTAagtattacttgtattactttGCACAGTTGTTGGTATACTAGGATTTAAATTTTGTGAAGTTACAACAGCGGTAGATGTGTGTGTTTGAGTTTGTACCGCTGATGTTTGATTTTTGTAAGAATTTTGAGGAGTTATACCAGATGTTAGCGTTGAGACTGCATTTACATTGAAACCTGCTTCTGAACCCTatcaaaaacaatattatttaatattattgtgttatcacaaaatttgtaatgtatattttatacagaaCTTACACTGCTAATGGAATGTGTTGTAGTACTAACAATTTTCCCACTTGCTAGAATTTTCGCCTGTTCCTGATATAATTTTGTCAAAACGGTTTGATCCGGTTGTGTACCTGATTTACGAGCTAATATAGCTTGTATTTgagattgtatattttttaataattgctgtTTTTGAGCAGGAAGTTGAATGGTCTGCACTCTTTGAACCATTTGACCATTTGAGGGAACTGATAAATGACTTCCAGGAGAAGGTGGAAGTACAGGACCATTTGTGACAATTTGAGTAGGTTCATTCTTAATTGGATTTGTACTTTGAGATACCACagcatttgttttattagaattatcaaCCTTCTGTAGATTTGTTGTATTCGTTGATATCATTGTTGGCCGGGAAACCGTAATAGTTTTTGTCACCTATTATtacaaatgttaaattaaaaatgaaattaaatgtaacaataaatattaacaaatgacgaaaatacaatttttcaacatACCTGGACATTTCCTGTATTCTGAGTAGTAACAACAGTTTTTGTCCTTTTAACAATTTTTGCCTTCTTTGGTTGATTCGTTTGACCTATGTTCCTTATTTGTTGTTGATTTAGATTGTCAATAAATTGACTTGGAAAACCAGAATTTTGGATCTGTATATGTTGTGGTATTTGAGAAGGTGCAGCTTGTACtactatattttgtatattattttgaatagtaGGAGCTCCACCAGAACTATTTACAATGATTTGACTTGTTGGTGTATTGATTTGCACACCTTGTAAATTTTGACTGTTCGCATCTGGTTCACCGATCACTATTTTTTGAGTTTGGTTTTGATTTTGTACCTGATTGGTTGCGTTTAATTGTCCCGCTAAAAATTGCTGTAATAGTTGTTGACTTATCACTTGCATCTGTCCATTTGcatttgcaattaataattgatcgttAGGATTCAAATTACTCAATGCGTTTAAAATTTCAGGTGTAATTTTTGGagcattgtttaatatattgttCGCTGCTGAATTAAGCATTGTTGTACTTTGAGTTTCTACTTTTTGAGATTCATTTTGTTGAATGGTATTAGAAGGAGCAGGGGCATTTgttataacaatattttgatGTTGACTATTTTGTGGTGTACTTAGTCCTTGCTGCATGGAGTTTGCTGCATTTTGAGTTTCAAAGTGTTGCGCATTAACAGAAGAAAACGTATTCGCTTGTGCAACAACTTTCTGCTGTTGTACATTTACATTCTGTTGCACACTTGTATTGTGCAAAATAGCAGAAGTATTTTGTTGTTGCATACTGGTAATCACATTCTGTTGTGCATGAGATATGTCGCTAATACCAGATTGTAAATTTTGctcaatattttgtacattacCACCTGCATTTTGCTGTAACACATTGATCGTATTTTGTTGAATACTAGAATGTTGTAACACATTCATAGTATCGTGCTGCATAGTATTACAAGAACTTTGTTGCTGCATCATATTCACAGAATTGTGTTGAACATTCGATCCAGAAGATTGAAGATTTTGCTCGAAAACATGTTGAACGTTTTGTGTTTGCACAGTCTGCGCTGTTATCTGCTGATGTTGATTGTGCTGAAATATTGGTGTTTCCTGTTGCAATGTTATAGCATCCTGTTGATTACCTTGTTGAAGATTCTGGTTATTTTTCGCAATGCTGTGTTCAttttgtacaattaaattatttggtaATGATTTTGGAACGTGTGCACCACTTTgtgatattttgtttaaattttgtcGCACATTAGTAGTTACACAAGCATTTGTAAGCCGCACTTGACTAGACTTTTGTGTAGAAACATTAGAATTTTGTTGATTAGCAGTTGCTTGGTTCGTATTAGTCAATCGAGAACCTTGCACACTAAATGTGGTACACGACTGTTTTGGTGTTAAAACATCAGAAGTCGTTAGAACATTGCTGTTGGGTTGTACGAGGCTAGAGTTAGGCGATGGAGTAGTTTTTGATGCTGGTATAAGATTTTGTACGGTAATATTTTTTGATGCTTGTATATCCAATGCTTGTAAAGGTCCAAGATTACTTTGGACACAAACGTTTAACACAGGATTAGATTCTTGAGGAACATTCACATTTTTCTGCTGATTACTTGGTTTTGAGCATACTTGTACATGTTGTGGACTAGTAGCACAAGTAACACTTTGAGGGCCTGTAGGACTTACAGTTGTAGTAACTGTAGTAACGCTGGATGATAGAGGTGACTTGACGAATTTCTGTCTTTGTAATACCGTACTTTGTGTTGTTTGCGTCGTGGTTTGCGCTTGTCCAAGAAGATGCGATATGATCGGTGAATTTTGTCCACCGCTTTGAGTTAACGATCGTATCAATGCTTGAGCAGTAGCCTGATCCATTTCTGGTTGATTTGGTTCTGGAGTTCGATGTAAAACAACTCTTCCATCTTCTCCAAGAGCAAATCGTAATTGGCCCTGTATCGTGTTCTGTACAGGCATCTGAAGTTGCGCAACAAGTTGACTATTAAGTGTCTGGGACACAGAAGTTTGGGTATTCGTTGTATTCGGTGCAGGTACTTGTATTAGATTCTGAGCAGAACTAGTAGATATAGTCACTTGAGATGGAAGTTGTCCTAGATTTTGTCCTGAACTTGGTTCAACTTGAACTTGACAAGAAACATCAGATTCAGTTGTAAGATCAGTATCAAAAATATCATCGTCATCTCCTATTCctgatattttcattatactagCAAGATCTAATTTCGGTGGTTCGTCATCTTTCCGTTttgctttcttcttttttttcgcttTCTTCTTCGGTGGTGGTAATAGAGTCTGTTCAACAACAGTTTGAGTGCAAGGGGTACTAGCAGTATTAGTACCCGAACCAACTTGTGAAATCTGTGGTTGAGGACTTTGTACCATTGCATTTTGAATCACAATAGAGTTACCAGTTCCAGAATTTGCagctaaattaaaaaaaaaagtttcatGTACATACATAAATCCACATgtacatacgtatatacatatacatacataatagATCATTCCTTGTaaaacatttaattgaattatgaatTGTAAAACTTACAAGGTGCAGGACTAGACGGTGTATGTCTAATCACTGGAGAAGCAGCTGGAGGAAATCCATTAGGTACAGCGAAAAACGTCGGAGTAATACCTTGCAGTTGCATTCCCTGAGCTGTGACAACTCTTACCAACTGCTGTTGCGTTAGCTAAAATAATagattttatacaataaatagacatatttcttaaaacaatatttttttcctaACGTTATTTACTTTAACGTAATTTAtcagataaataaattaatagaaatcacGAGATACATACAAATTCTTATGATGATTGATACCACGAAAAATGATCGATGACTTTAAGTAACATTAAAAATGatacatacaaattttttaatgtaagtATTAAGTAAGCAATGATCGAATATGATGAAATTGTTTGGCTGCATGAATGAAACCATCACCTGTGCAGTATGTGTTTGTTGTTGGGCACTTGCTGGCGTTCTTAGTATAAGTTGAACACCACCTGGTTGCTGTTGTACAATAACGGGTCCAGTTGACGGCAAAACCTATATATGAAATGTGATAAACATATGAAGCACAAAGCAGATATTTGTGACACTAAAATGCACATAAGCCGTTATAATAGAAATCAAGCgtattaaaagtattttgtaTTGGTAAGTGCTAAAACAGGCACATGTATACTTTCAAATGATCTCAATGAATAAGCATGCGAATGATAAGAACcttaaacaaatataattacatacCTGATTTAATAAAAGGCCTTGCGCTGTTGGTATCATTGTAGCAGTAGTAGGATTTGGTTGAGGTCCAGCAAGAACTAACTGCGGTTGAGTTTGTTGAGTAACCTTTACaatcattcaatattttaattataaatgaatttttaaaacaattcaaataattataattcattaaaatatattacttggTTTGTAATCGTAGTAGTAACACGTTGTTGTTTTTGTTGTGATCCAGCTGTTTGCTGATTAGGTGGTTTTGGTAAAATTTGTGGGGGTTGCTTGGCAGGTTTAGTTGTTGCTATTTGAATTTGTTGGTTTCCAAAAAGATGCGTTCTAGTTACTAGCTGTGTTGGGGTTGACTGATACCCCTGTGGCGTACCATGAATTATTTGCAACACTTGCATACCTTGTTGCAATATAGGTGTATTAGGTCTAACCTGGaaagtaaaacaaatattaaaaatctataaattcaATCAAAAGCGGAGACATTTGATTTGCTGCTTAGAAGAAAAAATGATTTCTTACCACAGGTGGACCAGGACTGCCACCAGGTGCTGGACTTCTGTTGTTTAGAGAGTTATTTCCACTTAATAGATGAGGACTTTTAGCAGGAGGATATGGACTAAGTACAGGACTTTGAATTTGACTAACACTCATCGGACTCTGCATTGGACTTTGCATttgtatattgaaattattatttgaagttGACGTCCCAACAGGACTCGGACTATTTCTGTTCGATTGTATCGAATTTGAAGCTGGACTTCTAAGTAATAGCCTGTTAGGACTAGGACTTGGCGTGGGTGGCGCAATATTAGACGCCGGGCTTTTCAATGGCATTGAAAATGGACTACTCGGAGAACTAATATTTTGACTTTGAATGTTTTGCATAGATTTTACAGTATTTATTGTACTGACCACATTTGATGGCTGAGACGAGCCCGTTAATGTTACTGAAGAACTTAACCCAGGGTTAATTCCCTGTGAATACTGTCGCTGAGGTTGAAATCCAGTTGATTGAGAGGAACTTAAGGAAGATGTATGACTCAGTGACATATTCGGCTCGTTTGatgcagatatatgctgcacaTTAGACGTTGATACATTAGATATATTTGAGTGCATTGTaccaatatgtggaatattagTAGTGAGGTTCACATTTGAAGCGTGATTCACATTTGCTGTGGTCGAATGAATCGGTTCGCTGGAAGTGCTTGTAAATATACTGGAACTTGTTAAAGTACCAGCATTTGATATTTGTGAAATTGTAGAAACGTTTGAATTTTGGTGTTGCGATATGGCAGAACTTGGTACATGTGCAATATTCGATCCAACAATGTGTGGTGCAATACTTTGTATACTTTGTATGGTTTGGAATGGAAATTGCGTACTGTTGGAATTCAGACTAGTTTGAGTCAATCCAGTTGTTAAAGCATTAACAGGTCGATTAAGACCTTGATTTACACCAGAATTTATACTGGTAGTTGTCAAATTCGCATTTATGTTTGGATTAATAGCAGTTAAACCAGATACACCAGAACTTGGGGAAGTAAAGTTTGTGCTTAAACTGGTAAGATTCTGGtttacatttgaatttaaatttgttaaatttggaTTCACATTAGTAATCCCAGTATTAACATTCGACAATCCAGAATTTATACTCGTTGAATTTAACGTATTGAGTCTATTAATTCCaggatttatattatttaaatcttgTCCCAAACCAGATAGACCATTACTAATACTGTTTGAACCAATATTCGAAGTTAAATTGGAGTTTATAGCATTCAAGTGATTCAGGCTAGGATTTATCGTAGGTAGTCCTGTATTTATGCTTGGCAGGCCCAAATTGAGCAGAGGATTTGACGTAGTGATAACATTAGATGTGAGGGATGTAAGGCTGGTATTTAGAAGTGATAGTGGCAATCCCATATTAAGGCCCACCCCAAAAGTGGGGGTGGCCGGGGGTAGGCCCATACCAGTCCCCGAGGGATTTATGGTACCCTGATTTAAATGATTTAGTTGGTTTACATATACTATGTGATTTCCAGTCGTTGATCCATTTCCTTGGTCTTGAGGCTACAATACAAACATTTGTAACAGAACTAATTAGCATTTAGTGACTTTAACACCAAATAGTTTCAATTAAAcgcaaaatattttttctacacTTCTTAATAGAAGTACTCACATTATTTGATGTTTGTTGCAAAGCAAATGTTAGAGACTGACCACTCGAATTCTGGGCCTGCAATTGTTGCAACTGTTGcaactaaaaattaaatataacttagcattaataaaatataacttttacaTGTTGCTTTTGTCTTTAAAAAAGACATACTTGTTGATGCGTTAAAACAGCAACAGGATTGTTACGCCGAGCAGTCGGGGAAGTTGTAGAGGATACTGAGTCCCCGAGAAGAGGGCGTGACTGAGGCTGCTGCATGCCCACGCAGCCCCTCTTTACTCTGGGCAGCGTCTAGCCACCTTTTCAGTTTATCTATGCTTGCTTCTAGATACTTCTATACATTCGTAGTACACATTGAAAATTATCAACTGAAAGAgaagatgaaataaataagctttaatgtataaaaaaacaGATGTAACATTacgaaagaatattattttaaaataataataaagatgaaatgttaatttttaatttcagaatTAGTTTTAGGTACTaaacgaatcaaattttatttaattttactagtTCCTACTGTATAGAGATTACTTACCACAGAAGAGCTCAGCGACAGAGAGAAGTTAAATTTGCGCTGCGGCGCCACTCAACGCGTCTGCGACCTACGTCTCCTATTCCTGTCATCCATGTAACTTCGTATTTCACCCGTTATTTAGGCAGCACTTTCTTatcactttaaaatatttgtatttatatatgttgTTGGTATTTGCGTTTAATATCATACTGAAGCGCTAACCATATTTGTATATTAGTTTCTTATATGTAGTGGGTAGTTCTTTTTAGAACTACATTATCCATTAAAGAATAACTGCACAATTGCATTTTGAAAGTACTCTGACTTATCTTTAAAGAACATTTGTTGCAGGATCACATCCATGTATAAACACAATTGAACTACATTTTTCCATGACATTACATTAGAAATTGtgcatataaaataattctagatgTCACTTTCTAAATAATATGTCCTTTGTATTATCCCAATTCCAGATAATATTCGGCAGACATTATTTAGCAGTTTCTAAACATTCAAAACACCGATATCAAGACATTTTGTGTTTATATCACTAAGTATGATTTGAGGCTGTTTcacatttcagtttcatttaaaagCGTCACATACACTACACTTATGGCTTCTTAATATTTGCACTCAATTTGTGTTCTGCAACATACAAACAATATTCTATTAGTAACTACTGGCAAAAgaggtaaaaatgaaaaatatcactcgaacgatattatttctttttaattcacaAGAAACCTTTAACATTtggtttaaat comes from Nomia melanderi isolate GNS246 chromosome 7, iyNomMela1, whole genome shotgun sequence and encodes:
- the LOC116424130 gene encoding uncharacterized protein LOC116424130 isoform X1, translating into MQQPQSRPLLGDSVSSTTSPTARRNNPVAVLTHQQLQQLQQLQAQNSSGQSLTFALQQTSNNPQDQGNGSTTGNHIVYVNQLNHLNQGTINPSGTGMGLPPATPTFGVGLNMGLPLSLLNTSLTSLTSNVITTSNPLLNLGLPSINTGLPTINPSLNHLNAINSNLTSNIGSNSISNGLSGLGQDLNNINPGINRLNTLNSTSINSGLSNVNTGITNVNPNLTNLNSNVNQNLTSLSTNFTSPSSGVSGLTAINPNINANLTTTSINSGVNQGLNRPVNALTTGLTQTSLNSNSTQFPFQTIQSIQSIAPHIVGSNIAHVPSSAISQHQNSNVSTISQISNAGTLTSSSIFTSTSSEPIHSTTANVNHASNVNLTTNIPHIGTMHSNISNVSTSNVQHISASNEPNMSLSHTSSLSSSQSTGFQPQRQYSQGINPGLSSSVTLTGSSQPSNVVSTINTVKSMQNIQSQNISSPSSPFSMPLKSPASNIAPPTPSPSPNRLLLRSPASNSIQSNRNSPSPVGTSTSNNNFNIQMQSPMQSPMSVSQIQSPVLSPYPPAKSPHLLSGNNSLNNRSPAPGGSPGPPVVRPNTPILQQGMQVLQIIHGTPQGYQSTPTQLVTRTHLFGNQQIQIATTKPAKQPPQILPKPPNQQTAGSQQKQQRVTTTITNQVTQQTQPQLVLAGPQPNPTTATMIPTAQGLLLNQVLPSTGPVIVQQQPGGVQLILRTPASAQQQTHTAQLTQQQLVRVVTAQGMQLQGITPTFFAVPNGFPPAASPVIRHTPSSPAPSANSGTGNSIVIQNAMVQSPQPQISQVGSGTNTASTPCTQTVVEQTLLPPPKKKAKKKKKAKRKDDEPPKLDLASIMKISGIGDDDDIFDTDLTTESDVSCQVQVEPSSGQNLGQLPSQVTISTSSAQNLIQVPAPNTTNTQTSVSQTLNSQLVAQLQMPVQNTIQGQLRFALGEDGRVVLHRTPEPNQPEMDQATAQALIRSLTQSGGQNSPIISHLLGQAQTTTQTTQSTVLQRQKFVKSPLSSSVTTVTTTVSPTGPQSVTCATSPQHVQVCSKPSNQQKNVNVPQESNPVLNVCVQSNLGPLQALDIQASKNITVQNLIPASKTTPSPNSSLVQPNSNVLTTSDVLTPKQSCTTFSVQGSRLTNTNQATANQQNSNVSTQKSSQVRLTNACVTTNVRQNLNKISQSGAHVPKSLPNNLIVQNEHSIAKNNQNLQQGNQQDAITLQQETPIFQHNQHQQITAQTVQTQNVQHVFEQNLQSSGSNVQHNSVNMMQQQSSCNTMQHDTMNVLQHSSIQQNTINVLQQNAGGNVQNIEQNLQSGISDISHAQQNVITSMQQQNTSAILHNTSVQQNVNVQQQKVVAQANTFSSVNAQHFETQNAANSMQQGLSTPQNSQHQNIVITNAPAPSNTIQQNESQKVETQSTTMLNSAANNILNNAPKITPEILNALSNLNPNDQLLIANANGQMQVISQQLLQQFLAGQLNATNQVQNQNQTQKIVIGEPDANSQNLQGVQINTPTSQIIVNSSGGAPTIQNNIQNIVVQAAPSQIPQHIQIQNSGFPSQFIDNLNQQQIRNIGQTNQPKKAKIVKRTKTVVTTQNTGNVQVTKTITVSRPTMISTNTTNLQKVDNSNKTNAVVSQSTNPIKNEPTQIVTNGPVLPPSPGSHLSVPSNGQMVQRVQTIQLPAQKQQLLKNIQSQIQAILARKSGTQPDQTVLTKLYQEQAKILASGKIVSTTTHSISSGSEAGFNVNAVSTLTSGITPQNSYKNQTSAVQTQTHTSTAVVTSQNLNPSIPTTVQSNTSNTYMNNLTVSQTVQGQQCIQNNQNVHQAHTKQHKNYQNHGNQILSPSSANMQIFSPPITSVATVQGNAQQLAPVQTQQTGMQQSTQCQTDPLDIKPTIQISSPVKQELSSPIQVQVQSGSPAGQVASPRMIGKGPQRIQSPVNTNNNSSKQIVSPNSNTSPLVSPRQGVKRPASSPICRQINRSDLLEQQLKIDQNGAINPDVNTPFLSKRDACKRLVRYHCLNEQVLSPKDLAKADEIFEETAKHLLTKFNSMMNKYTYLLLMESMREVRTSELMMIDRTFVAEEQSILNRLREQEAKVNEEFKKEEKPLVPKVEPGLTEEDKLSPPLTNVSVKRELEDDFPSDEMECKPVIKSASCTSGDYDEWVEIQKELGVYPSTTDSFKCKNSNNSSNNSACAVAVTKSSKTERTRANGECRANVPSASVSGVQNTVVKDSCEQDNTPIFERRWSSATDLERDLLEDADSLDGLVLHSQTQCPGSLHITNESGNGNEHDDITAQVQSAIDSILNLKKRPTNTLPGSSGNSASQSSESKDTVLDQAVRSILGS
- the LOC116424130 gene encoding uncharacterized protein LOC116424130 isoform X3, which translates into the protein MQQPQSRPLLGDSVSSTTSPTARRNNPVAVLTHQQLQQLQQLQAQNSSGQSLTFALQQTSNNPQDQGNGSTTGNHIVYVNQLNHLNQGTINPSGTGMGLPPATPTFGVGLNMGLPLSLLNTSLTSLTSNVITTSNPLLNLGLPSINTGLPTINPSLNHLNAINSNLTSNIGSNSISNGLSGLGQDLNNINPGINRLNTLNSTSINSGLSNVNTGITNVNPNLTNLNSNVNQNLTSLSTNFTSPSSGVSGLTAINPNINANLTTTSINSGVNQGLNRPVNALTTGLTQTSLNSNSTQFPFQTIQSIQSIAPHIVGSNIAHVPSSAISQHQNSNVSTISQISNAGTLTSSSIFTSTSSEPIHSTTANVNHASNVNLTTNIPHIGTMHSNISNVSTSNVQHISASNEPNMSLSHTSSLSSSQSTGFQPQRQYSQGINPGLSSSVTLTGSSQPSNVVSTINTVKSMQNIQSQNISSPSSPFSMPLKSPASNIAPPTPSPSPNRLLLRSPASNSIQSNRNSPSPVGTSTSNNNFNIQMQSPMQSPMSVSQIQSPVLSPYPPAKSPHLLSGNNSLNNRSPAPGGSPGPPVVRPNTPILQQGMQVLQIIHGTPQGYQSTPTQLVTRTHLFGNQQIQIATTKPAKQPPQILPKPPNQQTAGSQQKQQRVTTTITNQVTQQTQPQLVLAGPQPNPTTATMIPTAQGLLLNQLTQQQLVRVVTAQGMQLQGITPTFFAVPNGFPPAASPVIRHTPSSPAPSANSGTGNSIVIQNAMVQSPQPQISQVGSGTNTASTPCTQTVVEQTLLPPPKKKAKKKKKAKRKDDEPPKLDLASIMKISGIGDDDDIFDTDLTTESDVSCQVQVEPSSGQNLGQLPSQVTISTSSAQNLIQVPAPNTTNTQTSVSQTLNSQLVAQLQMPVQNTIQGQLRFALGEDGRVVLHRTPEPNQPEMDQATAQALIRSLTQSGGQNSPIISHLLGQAQTTTQTTQSTVLQRQKFVKSPLSSSVTTVTTTVSPTGPQSVTCATSPQHVQVCSKPSNQQKNVNVPQESNPVLNVCVQSNLGPLQALDIQASKNITVQNLIPASKTTPSPNSSLVQPNSNVLTTSDVLTPKQSCTTFSVQGSRLTNTNQATANQQNSNVSTQKSSQVRLTNACVTTNVRQNLNKISQSGAHVPKSLPNNLIVQNEHSIAKNNQNLQQGNQQDAITLQQETPIFQHNQHQQITAQTVQTQNVQHVFEQNLQSSGSNVQHNSVNMMQQQSSCNTMQHDTMNVLQHSSIQQNTINVLQQNAGGNVQNIEQNLQSGISDISHAQQNVITSMQQQNTSAILHNTSVQQNVNVQQQKVVAQANTFSSVNAQHFETQNAANSMQQGLSTPQNSQHQNIVITNAPAPSNTIQQNESQKVETQSTTMLNSAANNILNNAPKITPEILNALSNLNPNDQLLIANANGQMQVISQQLLQQFLAGQLNATNQVQNQNQTQKIVIGEPDANSQNLQGVQINTPTSQIIVNSSGGAPTIQNNIQNIVVQAAPSQIPQHIQIQNSGFPSQFIDNLNQQQIRNIGQTNQPKKAKIVKRTKTVVTTQNTGNVQVTKTITVSRPTMISTNTTNLQKVDNSNKTNAVVSQSTNPIKNEPTQIVTNGPVLPPSPGSHLSVPSNGQMVQRVQTIQLPAQKQQLLKNIQSQIQAILARKSGTQPDQTVLTKLYQEQAKILASGKIVSTTTHSISSGSEAGFNVNAVSTLTSGITPQNSYKNQTSAVQTQTHTSTAVVTSQNLNPSIPTTVQSNTSNTYMNNLTVSQTVQGQQCIQNNQNVHQAHTKQHKNYQNHGNQILSPSSANMQIFSPPITSVATVQGNAQQLAPVQTQQTGMQQSTQCQTDPLDIKPTIQISSPVKQELSSPIQVQVQSGSPAGQVASPRMIGKGPQRIQSPVNTNNNSSKQIVSPNSNTSPLVSPRQGVKRPASSPICRQINRSDLLEQQLKIDQNGAINPDVNTPFLSKRDACKRLVRYHCLNEQVLSPKDLAKADEIFEETAKHLLTKFNSMMNKYTYLLLMESMREVRTSELMMIDRTFVAEEQSILNRLREQEAKVNEEFKKEEKPLVPKVEPGLTEEDKLSPPLTNVSVKRELEDDFPSDEMECKPVIKSASCTSGDYDEWVEIQKELGVYPSTTDSFKCKNSNNSSNNSACAVAVTKSSKTERTRANGECRANVPSASVSGVQNTVVKDSCEQDNTPIFERRWSSATDLERDLLEDADSLDGLVLHSQTQCPGSLHITNESGNGNEHDDITAQVQSAIDSILNLKKRPTNTLPGSSGNSASQSSESKDTVLDQAVRSILGS